One window of the Pseudomonas sp. S04 genome contains the following:
- the glpK gene encoding glycerol kinase GlpK encodes MTDTQNKNYIIALDQGTTSSRAIIFDRDANVVCTAQREFAQHYPQAGWVEHDPMEIFATQSAVMVEALAQAGLHHDQVAAIGITNQRETTVVWDKTSGRPIYNAIVWQCRRSTEICQQLKRDGHEQYISDTTGLVTDPYFSGTKLKWILDNVEGSRERARNGELLFGTVDSWLIWKFTGGKTHVTDYTNASRTMLFNIHTLEWDAKMLELLDIPREMLPQVKSSSEIYGHTKSGIAIGGIAGDQQAALFGQMCVEPGQAKNTYGTGCFLLMNTGSKAVKSSHGMLTTIACGPRGEVAYALEGAVFNGGSTVQWLRDELKIINDAHDTEYFANKVKDSNGVYLVPAFTGLGAPYWDPYARGALFGLTRGVRVDHIIRAALESIAYQTRDVLDAMQQDSGERLKALRVDGGAVANNFLMQFQADILGTQVERPQMRETTALGAAYLAGLACGFWASLDELRGKAVIEREFDPQLEESAKEKLYAGWKKAVSRTRDWEPHEGEE; translated from the coding sequence ATGACCGACACACAGAATAAGAACTACATCATTGCCCTTGATCAGGGTACGACCAGCTCGCGCGCGATCATTTTCGACCGCGACGCCAACGTGGTCTGCACCGCTCAACGCGAATTCGCCCAGCATTACCCACAAGCCGGTTGGGTCGAACATGACCCGATGGAGATCTTCGCCACCCAGAGCGCGGTGATGGTCGAGGCCCTGGCACAAGCCGGCCTGCATCACGACCAGGTGGCCGCCATCGGCATCACCAACCAGCGCGAAACCACCGTGGTCTGGGACAAGACCAGCGGCCGGCCGATCTATAACGCCATTGTCTGGCAGTGCCGGCGCAGCACCGAGATCTGCCAGCAGCTCAAGCGCGACGGCCACGAGCAATACATCAGCGACACCACCGGCCTGGTCACCGACCCGTACTTTTCCGGCACCAAGCTGAAGTGGATCCTCGACAACGTCGAAGGCAGCCGGGAGCGTGCACGCAACGGCGAGTTGCTGTTCGGCACAGTCGACAGCTGGTTGATCTGGAAATTTACCGGCGGCAAGACCCACGTCACCGACTACACCAACGCCTCGCGCACCATGCTCTTCAACATCCACACCCTGGAGTGGGACGCGAAGATGCTCGAGCTGCTGGACATCCCACGCGAGATGCTGCCGCAGGTGAAGTCCTCGTCAGAAATTTATGGCCACACCAAGAGCGGCATTGCCATCGGCGGTATCGCCGGCGACCAGCAAGCGGCCTTGTTCGGCCAGATGTGCGTGGAGCCCGGCCAGGCGAAAAACACCTACGGCACTGGCTGCTTCCTGCTGATGAATACCGGCAGCAAGGCAGTCAAATCCAGCCACGGCATGCTCACCACCATCGCCTGCGGTCCGCGCGGTGAGGTGGCCTATGCCCTCGAGGGCGCAGTGTTCAACGGCGGCTCCACCGTGCAGTGGCTGCGCGACGAACTGAAGATCATCAACGACGCCCACGACACTGAGTACTTCGCCAACAAGGTCAAGGACAGCAACGGTGTGTACCTGGTGCCCGCCTTCACCGGCCTCGGCGCGCCGTACTGGGACCCCTATGCCCGCGGCGCCCTGTTCGGCCTGACTCGCGGCGTACGGGTCGACCACATCATTCGCGCAGCCCTGGAGTCGATTGCCTACCAGACCCGCGACGTGCTCGACGCCATGCAACAGGACTCCGGCGAACGCCTCAAGGCCTTGCGCGTGGACGGCGGTGCGGTGGCGAACAACTTCCTCATGCAGTTCCAGGCCGACATCCTCGGCACCCAGGTCGAGCGCCCGCAAATGCGCGAGACCACGGCACTCGGCGCTGCCTATCTGGCAGGCCTGGCCTGCGGCTTCTGGGCCAGTCTGGACGAACTGCGCGGCAAGGCAGTGATCGAGCGCGAATTCGACCCGCAACTGGAAGAAAGCGCCAAGGAAAAACTCTACGCTGGCTGGAAAAAAGCCGTCAGCCGTACTCGTGACTGGGAGCCGCACGAAGGCGAGGAGTAA
- a CDS encoding MIP/aquaporin family protein encodes MTTALQQPPLSSQCMAEFLGTALLIFFGTGCVAALKVAGASFGLWEISIIWGVGVSMAIYLTAGVSGAHLNPAVSIALSIFTDFEKRKLPFYILSQVAGAFCGALLVYTLYSNLFFDFEQTQQMVRGSQASLELASVFSTFPNPALSTGQAFLVEMIITAILMGVIMSLTDDNNGLPKGPLAPLLIGLLIAVIGSSMGPLTGFAMNPARDFGPKLMTFFAGWGEISFTGGRDIPYFLIPIFAPIVGACLGAAAYRGLIARHLPGAVPATTKAEPAMDGKTRIS; translated from the coding sequence ATGACCACTGCTTTACAACAACCACCGCTCTCGAGCCAATGCATGGCCGAGTTCCTGGGGACTGCACTGCTGATCTTTTTTGGCACTGGCTGCGTCGCCGCCCTCAAAGTCGCGGGTGCCAGCTTTGGCCTGTGGGAAATCAGCATCATCTGGGGCGTCGGCGTCAGTATGGCGATCTACCTGACCGCAGGCGTTTCCGGTGCCCACCTGAACCCGGCCGTCAGCATCGCCCTAAGCATTTTCACCGACTTTGAAAAGCGCAAACTGCCCTTCTACATCTTGTCCCAGGTGGCGGGCGCCTTCTGTGGCGCGTTGTTGGTTTACACGCTTTACAGCAACCTGTTCTTCGATTTCGAACAAACCCAGCAGATGGTTCGCGGCAGCCAGGCCAGCCTGGAGTTGGCGTCGGTATTCTCCACCTTCCCCAACCCGGCCCTGTCTACCGGCCAGGCGTTCCTGGTCGAGATGATCATCACCGCGATCCTGATGGGCGTGATCATGTCCCTGACCGACGATAACAACGGCCTGCCCAAGGGCCCGCTGGCACCGCTGCTGATTGGCCTGCTGATCGCCGTGATCGGCAGCTCGATGGGGCCGCTGACCGGCTTCGCGATGAACCCGGCACGGGATTTCGGTCCTAAACTGATGACTTTCTTCGCTGGCTGGGGTGAAATTTCCTTCACTGGCGGCCGGGATATTCCCTATTTCCTGATTCCGATTTTTGCTCCGATTGTCGGTGCCTGCCTCGGTGCTGCGGCCTATCGCGGGCTGATTGCCCGTCACCTGCCCGGCGCCGTACCTGCTACAACAAAGGCAGAACCGGCGATGGATGGCAAAACCCGAATTTCCTGA
- the glpD gene encoding glycerol-3-phosphate dehydrogenase, with amino-acid sequence MPTSTLPTPPLAEIYDVAVIGGGINGVGIAADAAGRGLSVFLCEKDDLASHTSSASSKLIHGGLRYLEHYEFRLVREALAEREVLLAKAPHIVKQMRFVLPHRPHLRPAWMIRAGLFLYDNLGKREKLAGSRSLKFGADSALKSEISKGFEYSDCWVDDARLVVLNAMAARENGAHVHTQTRCVSARRSKGLWHLHLERADGSLFSIRAKALVNAAGPWVAKFIRDDLKMESPYGIRLIQGSHLIVPKLYEGEHAHILQNEDQRIVFTIPYLNHFTLIGTTDREYTGDPAKVAITEGETDYLIQVVNAHFKQQVSRDDILHTYSGVRPLCNDESDNPSAVTRDYTLALSGNGEEAPLLSVFGGKLTTYRKLAESAMAQLAPYFKQMKPSWTAQATLPGGEDMSTPQALSALIRDKFDWVPTEIARRWATTYGSRTWRMLEGVQGLNDMGEHLGGGLYSREVDYLCQQEWATTAHDILWRRTKLGLFTTADEQANVQQYLHKLEVNRSKIEAA; translated from the coding sequence ATGCCCACTTCCACCTTGCCGACACCCCCACTTGCCGAGATCTATGACGTCGCCGTGATTGGTGGCGGGATCAATGGCGTCGGGATTGCGGCGGATGCTGCCGGCCGTGGGCTTTCGGTGTTCCTTTGCGAAAAGGACGACCTGGCCAGCCACACCTCGTCCGCCAGCAGCAAGCTGATCCACGGCGGCCTGCGCTACCTGGAACACTATGAATTCCGCCTGGTGCGCGAAGCCCTGGCCGAACGCGAAGTGCTGCTGGCCAAGGCCCCGCATATCGTCAAGCAGATGCGCTTTGTCCTGCCGCACCGCCCGCACCTGCGCCCGGCCTGGATGATTCGCGCCGGCCTGTTCCTCTACGACAACCTGGGCAAGCGGGAAAAGCTCGCCGGTTCCAGAAGCCTGAAGTTCGGTGCCGACAGCGCCTTGAAAAGCGAAATCAGCAAGGGCTTCGAGTACTCCGACTGCTGGGTCGACGACGCCCGCCTGGTGGTACTCAATGCCATGGCCGCCCGTGAGAACGGCGCCCACGTGCACACCCAGACCCGCTGCGTCAGCGCCCGACGCAGCAAGGGTCTGTGGCACCTGCACCTGGAGCGCGCCGATGGCAGCCTGTTCTCGATCCGCGCCAAAGCGCTGGTGAACGCTGCCGGCCCCTGGGTTGCCAAGTTCATTCGCGATGACCTGAAGATGGAATCGCCCTACGGTATTCGCCTGATCCAGGGCAGCCACCTGATCGTGCCCAAGCTGTACGAAGGCGAGCACGCGCACATCCTGCAAAACGAAGATCAGCGCATCGTGTTCACCATTCCGTACCTCAATCACTTCACCCTGATTGGCACCACGGACCGCGAGTACACCGGTGACCCGGCCAAAGTGGCGATCACCGAGGGCGAAACCGATTACCTGATCCAGGTAGTCAATGCGCACTTCAAGCAACAGGTCAGCCGTGACGACATCCTGCACACCTATTCCGGCGTGCGCCCGTTGTGCAACGACGAATCCGACAACCCATCGGCCGTGACCCGCGACTACACCCTGGCCCTGTCCGGCAACGGTGAAGAGGCGCCCCTGCTGTCGGTGTTCGGCGGCAAGCTGACCACCTACCGCAAGCTCGCCGAGTCGGCCATGGCCCAGTTGGCGCCCTACTTCAAGCAGATGAAACCGAGCTGGACTGCCCAGGCAACCCTGCCTGGCGGCGAAGACATGAGCACCCCGCAGGCCCTGAGCGCCTTGATTCGCGACAAGTTCGACTGGGTCCCCACGGAAATTGCCCGCCGCTGGGCCACCACTTACGGCAGCCGCACCTGGCGCATGCTCGAAGGCGTACAGGGCTTGAACGACATGGGCGAGCACCTGGGTGGCGGGCTCTACAGCCGTGAAGTCGATTACCTGTGCCAGCAGGAATGGGCCACCACCGCCCACGATATTCTCTGGCGGCGCACCAAGCTGGGCCTGTTCACCACGGCCGACGAACAGGCAAACGTGCAGCAGTACCTGCACAAGCTCGAAGTCAACCGCAGCAAGATCGAAGCGGCCTGA
- a CDS encoding glutamate/aspartate ABC transporter substrate-binding protein, producing the protein MRIVPHILSAAIAAALISTPVFAAELTGTLKKIKESGTITLGHRDASIPFSYIADASGKPVGYSHDIQMQVVEALKKDLDLPNLQVKYNLVTSQTRIPLVQNGTVDLECGSTTNNVERQQQVDFSVGIFEIGTRLLSKKDSKYKDFDDLKGKNVVTTAGTTSERILKSMNADKQMGMNVISAKDHGESFQMLESGRAVAFMMDDALLAGEAAKAKKASDWEVTGTPQSYEIYGCMVRKGDEPFKKAVDDAIKATYASGKINKIYDTWFQAPIPPKGLNLNFPMSDELKALIANPTDKAADDKKS; encoded by the coding sequence ATGCGTATCGTTCCCCATATCCTGAGCGCAGCCATCGCTGCCGCTCTGATCAGCACGCCAGTTTTCGCCGCCGAGCTCACCGGCACCCTGAAGAAGATCAAAGAGTCCGGCACCATCACCCTGGGCCATCGCGACGCTTCCATTCCGTTTTCCTACATTGCAGACGCTTCTGGCAAACCAGTCGGCTACTCCCACGACATCCAGATGCAAGTCGTCGAAGCCCTGAAAAAAGACCTGGACCTGCCGAACCTGCAAGTCAAATACAACCTGGTCACCTCGCAAACCCGTATTCCGCTGGTGCAGAACGGCACCGTTGACCTCGAGTGCGGTTCCACCACCAATAACGTCGAGCGTCAGCAACAAGTTGACTTCTCGGTCGGCATCTTCGAAATCGGTACTCGCCTGCTGTCCAAGAAGGACTCCAAGTACAAGGATTTCGACGATCTTAAAGGCAAGAACGTCGTGACCACCGCTGGCACCACGTCCGAGCGCATCCTCAAGTCGATGAACGCCGACAAGCAAATGGGCATGAACGTGATCTCCGCCAAGGACCACGGCGAATCCTTCCAGATGCTGGAATCGGGCCGCGCCGTTGCCTTCATGATGGACGACGCCCTGCTGGCCGGTGAAGCGGCCAAGGCCAAGAAAGCTTCCGACTGGGAAGTGACTGGCACGCCACAGTCCTATGAAATCTATGGCTGCATGGTGCGCAAAGGCGACGAGCCGTTCAAGAAAGCGGTCGATGATGCCATCAAGGCCACCTACGCTTCGGGCAAGATCAACAAGATCTACGACACCTGGTTCCAGGCGCCAATCCCGCCTAAAGGCCTGAACCTGAACTTCCCGATGAGCGACGAGCTCAAGGCGCTGATCGCCAATCCGACCGACAAAGCGGCTGACGACAAGAAATCCTGA
- a CDS encoding DeoR family transcriptional regulator has translation MNLPPRQQQILELVRERGYVSIEEMAQLFVVTPQTIRRDINQLAEDNLLRRYHGGAAYDSSVENTAYAMRADQMRDEKQRIGEAIARQIPDHASLFINIGTTTESIARALLNHNHLKIITNNLHVASMLSAKDDFDVLLTGGTVRRDGGVVGQASVDFINQFKVDYALVGISGIDEDGSLLDFDYQEVRVSQAIIANARQVILAADSSKFGRNAMIRLGPITLIDCLVTDQEPVPALAQLLSQNKIRLEVV, from the coding sequence ATGAATCTGCCTCCCCGTCAGCAGCAAATCCTCGAACTGGTCCGCGAACGCGGCTACGTCAGCATCGAGGAAATGGCCCAGTTGTTCGTTGTTACTCCGCAGACCATTCGCCGCGATATCAATCAGCTGGCCGAAGACAACCTGTTGCGCCGCTACCATGGCGGCGCAGCCTATGATTCCAGCGTGGAAAACACTGCGTACGCCATGCGTGCCGACCAGATGCGCGACGAGAAGCAGCGCATCGGCGAAGCTATTGCCCGGCAAATTCCCGACCACGCCTCGTTGTTCATCAATATCGGTACCACCACCGAGTCCATCGCCCGGGCGCTGCTCAACCACAACCACCTGAAAATCATCACCAACAACCTGCACGTGGCCTCGATGCTCAGTGCCAAGGATGATTTCGACGTGCTGCTCACCGGTGGCACCGTGCGCCGCGACGGCGGGGTTGTCGGCCAGGCCAGTGTCGATTTCATCAACCAGTTCAAGGTCGACTATGCCCTCGTGGGCATCAGTGGCATCGACGAAGATGGCAGCCTGCTGGACTTTGATTACCAGGAAGTGCGGGTATCCCAGGCGATCATCGCCAATGCCCGGCAAGTGATCCTGGCGGCCGACTCCAGCAAGTTCGGACGCAACGCCATGATTCGCCTCGGACCGATCACCCTGATCGATTGCCTGGTGACTGATCAGGAGCCCGTGCCCGCCCTCGCCCAGCTGCTGAGCCAGAACAAGATTCGCCTGGAAGTCGTTTAG